Proteins co-encoded in one Ruegeria sp. HKCCD4315 genomic window:
- the rpsN gene encoding 30S ribosomal protein S14 encodes MAKKAMIEREKKRERLVAKYAAKRAELKEIANDESRPMEERFKARLKLAKLPRNSSATRLHNRCQLTGRPHAYYRKLKVSRIALRELGSAGQIPGMVKSSW; translated from the coding sequence ATGGCTAAAAAAGCAATGATCGAACGCGAGAAAAAGCGCGAACGCCTGGTGGCCAAATATGCCGCAAAGCGTGCCGAGCTGAAAGAAATCGCGAATGACGAGAGCCGCCCGATGGAAGAGCGTTTCAAAGCGCGTCTGAAACTGGCGAAACTGCCGCGCAACAGCTCGGCTACACGTCTTCACAACCGTTGTCAGCTGACCGGTCGTCCCCACGCTTACTACCGTAAGCTGAAGGTCAGCCGTATCGCGCTGCGCGAGCTGGGTTCTGCTGGTCAGATCCCCGGCATGGTGAAATCGAGCTGGTAA
- the rplF gene encoding 50S ribosomal protein L6, protein MSRIGKKPVELPSGVTASVSGQTIEVKGPKGTRSFTATDDVTLSVEDNVVKIDPRGMSKRARQQWGMSRTMVANLVTGVTTGFKKELEIQGVGYRAQMQGNTLKLNLGYSHDVDFTAPEGVTITAPKQTEIVVEGIDQQLVGETAAKIREWRRPEPYKGKGIRYKGEFIFRKEGKKK, encoded by the coding sequence ATGTCTCGTATTGGTAAAAAACCGGTCGAGCTGCCCAGCGGCGTTACCGCCTCTGTGTCCGGCCAGACCATCGAAGTGAAAGGTCCGAAAGGCACCCGCAGCTTCACCGCCACCGACGACGTAACGCTGTCGGTTGAAGACAACGTGGTCAAGATCGACCCCCGTGGCATGTCCAAGCGTGCCCGCCAGCAGTGGGGCATGAGCCGCACCATGGTTGCCAACCTGGTAACCGGTGTGACCACAGGCTTCAAAAAAGAGCTGGAGATCCAGGGTGTTGGTTACCGGGCTCAGATGCAGGGCAACACCCTGAAGCTGAACTTGGGCTACAGCCACGATGTTGATTTCACTGCTCCGGAAGGTGTCACCATCACCGCACCGAAGCAGACCGAAATCGTTGTGGAAGGTATCGACCAGCAGCTGGTGGGCGAAACCGCGGCCAAAATCCGCGAGTGGCGCCGTCCCGAGCCGTACAAAGGCAAGGGCATCCGCTATAAGGGCGAGTTCATCTTCCGCAAGGAAGGCAAGAAGAAGTAA
- the rpsH gene encoding 30S ribosomal protein S8, whose translation MNDPIGDMLTRIRNAQMRGKSTVSTPASKLRGWVLDVLADEGYIRGYEKTTGANGHPAIEISLKYYEGTPVIRELKRVSKPGRRVYMGVNDIPQVRQGLGVSIVSTPKGVMSDANARSNNVGGEVLCTVF comes from the coding sequence ATGAATGATCCTATCGGCGATATGCTCACCCGTATCCGCAACGCGCAAATGCGCGGCAAGTCCACCGTTTCCACCCCGGCTTCCAAGCTGCGCGGTTGGGTTCTGGACGTGCTGGCGGACGAAGGCTACATCCGTGGCTATGAAAAGACGACCGGTGCAAACGGTCATCCGGCCATCGAAATCAGCCTGAAATACTACGAAGGCACCCCTGTTATTCGCGAACTGAAGCGGGTCTCGAAACCCGGTCGTCGCGTATACATGGGCGTCAATGACATCCCGCAGGTCCGTCAGGGTCTGGGCGTGTCGATTGTCAGCACTCCGAAAGGTGTGATGTCGGACGCAAACGCTCGCTCCAACAATGTTGGCGGCGAAGTGCTCTGCACCGTCTTCTAA